TGTCGGGCGCGGGGCGGAAGCCCGTTGACCACGTTCCCGCCGATCAGGACCTCACCTCGCGTCGGCTGCTCGAGGCCCGCGATCGTGCGCAGCAGCGTGGTCTTGCCGCAGCCGGACGGTCCGAGCAGGACGAGGTACTCGCCCTCGTCGGTGCGGATGTTCACCCCGTCGACGGCATGGACGTCACCGCCGTGGTAGTGCTTCTTGAGCTCCCGGACCTCGACGACGACTGCCATATCCGCTCAGGCGCCTCCGCCGCCGACCAGACCTCGCTGACGGTACTTGTCGAAGATCGGCGTGATCTGCGACTCCGCGTCGGCGACGGCGTCCGCAGGCGACAGGTCGCCGCGGGCGGCCTTGGCCATCATGTTCGGCAGGATGTACGTGCCGAACACCTCACCGATCGCGGTGTTGGACGGGCCGGGATGACCGATGTTCGTGGTCCAGTCCACCGCGTCCTTGAGGACCGCCAGCTTGTCGGTCGGTTGCGCCCCGAACGGGTCGATGCTGAGCCACTCGTCGAGCTGCGGGACACGCTCGAGGAACGCCGGGAAGTCGTACAGCTTCGACTCGAAGGTGGCCCTGTGGAAGTTGGCGGTGTAGTGCAGCAGGAACTCCTTGGCGGCGTCCACGTTCTGCGCGTGCGACGGAACGATCCAGTTGTACATCACGTGCTGCGCGGCGAGCTGTGCTGCCGGCCCCTGCAGGGCGGGGACGAAGAACACGTCGCGGGCCACCTCGGGGTTGGCGTCCTGGGCGGTGCGCCACGCCGAGATCGAGTTGAGGATGTACGACATCTCCCCGGCGATCAGCCCCTGATTGTTCGACGCGGCGTTCCACGCGAAGACCTCGTCGGTCATGGCCTGCTCGTACAGGTTGCGCATGAACTCCACGGCGGCGATCGTCTCGTCGGAGTTGATCACCACGTTCTCGTTCTCGTCCTGCACCGAACCGCCGAACGACCACAGCAGCGCCCGGGCCGCCATGTTCGAGTCGATCTCCTGCGACATCCCGATGCCGAGCTGCACGTTGAGCCTGTTCTTGATCTCCGCCCCGCCCTCACGCAGCTCGTCCCACGTCGTCGGCCCGTCGGCCAGGCCCACCTGCTCCCACAAGCTCCTGCGGTAGTCACCGGGGTCGGGCACCCACCCGGGGCTGTAGGCGTAGAACTTCTCGGTGTTGGGGTTGAAGCTCGACTTGCGGCACAGGTCCAGCTGTTCGCCGAACCGGTTCACCGCCTCCTCGGTCACGTCGGTCAGGTCGACGACGCTGGGTTCGAACTGCGACAGCGGGGCGATGTACTGGATCAGGTCGTGGCCCCCACCAGCGGCGATCTCCGCCGAGATCCGGGTTGGGATGTCGGCCACGTTGATGTGGTCGACGGTGACGTTGACGCCGACCTCGTTCCCCCACTCCTTGGCGAACGGATCGAACCAGTCGTCGTGCGCCGGGACGAAGTGGCTCCACAGCAGGATCCTGAGTTCTCCTGACAGCGTCGTCGTGGGCTCGGTGTACGTCTCGGTCGGCGTGTCCGTCGGAGTCTGGCTGGCTCTCTGCTCGCCGCCACCGCCGCACGCAGCCGCCAGCGTGGCAAACCCGACACCCTTCACGAAACTCCGCCGCGTGATGCTGAACCCCGGATGGCCCGCCATGGCTCCTCCTTGTGGTCCCGCCTGCCACGCCGTCGCCGTGGCGACCCGGCGGCGAGCAACGGCGCCAGTGTGTCGACAACGGTAGTCCCGTCTGACGTAGCGTGGGACGAGCGTCGCAGCGAGAGGACGGTGACGATGCAGGCCGTGACGATCCAGACAACAGGTGGTCCAGACGTTTTGGGCACCGAGGAGCTCGACACACCCGCTCCCGGCCCCGACCAGGTCCGCGTCCGGATCGAGGCGGCCGGACTCAACTTCATCGACACCTACCTGCGCAGCGGCGCGTACGGCCTGGAGCTCCCGGCCATCCTGGGCGTGGAAGCCGCTGGTGTGGTCGACGCCGTCGGGGACGGCGTCGACGGCGTGCGCGAGGGCGACCGGGTGGCTTACACGGGGGTGCGCGGGGCGTACGCCGAGTACGCCGTGGTCCCCGCCGACCGGCTGGTCACCGTCCCCGACGAGATCGACCTGCGCACCGCCGCGGCCGTGATGCTGCAGGGCATGACCGCGCACTACCTGACGCACAGCACCTACGTGGTCGACGACGGCGACACGGCGTTGGTGTTGGCCGCAGCCGGAGGGGTCGGCCACCTGCTGGTGCAGCTGGCCGCCCGGCGGGGCGCGCGCGTGATCGGGACCGTGTCGACCTAGGAGAAGGAGTCCCTGGCCCGGGATCTGGGGTGCGACCAGGTCGTGCGCTACACCGAGGTGGACCTGGTCGAGGCGGTCCAGGACCTGACCGACGGAGCCGGCGTCGACGTGGTGTACGACTCGGTCGGGCGCGACACGTTCGCCCAGAGCCTGGACTGTCTACGGCCACGCGGCTACCTGGTGCTGTTCGGCCAGTCGAGTGGGGCGGTGGAGCCGTTCGATCCGCAGGTGCTCAACGGCAAGGGGTCGCTGTTTCTCACCCGACCGAGCCTGACCCACTACGTGGCTCGCCGTGAGGAGCTCGAGTGGCGCTCCGGCGATCTGTTCGCGTCGATGGTGGCCGGTGAGCTCCACGTGCGCGTCGACCGCACCTTCCCGCTGGCCGAGGCGGCCGAGGCGCACCGCTACATCCAGGGCCGCAACACCAAGGGCAAGGTCCTGCTGGTGCCCTGACAGGTGCGTCGCACCCGCACGTCGTCGGGCCGCGGACGGCGCACGTCCGAAGGCGACCGGGATCACTGCGACGCCAAGGAGGCCGTCACATGTCGCTCGCGTTCCGCTCCGGTCCGTTCGGGGACCACCCACGGGGGGTGTCCAACGCAACGTTGCCGCGACACGTGCTGTACTTCGAGGACACGCCCAAGCGGGTCCGGGTCGTGTTCCACGGTGAGACGGTGGCAGACAGCCGCAACGTGAAGGTGCTGCACGAGACCGGTCAGGTCGCTGCGTACTACTTCCCGCAGGGCGACGTTCGCCCTGGTGTCCTGCGCGCGGCGGGCGTGCGCGGAGGCACGAACCAGAAGGGGACGGCGGCTGCCTACGACGTCGTCGTCGGTGAGCGGGTGGCGAGACGAGCGGCCTGGTCCTACGCCGACCCGGCGCCGGCGGCCGCGTTCCTCGCCGGCCACGTCACGTTGGAATGGGACGAGATGGATGCCTGGTTCGAGGAGGACGAGCAGGTCTTCCTCGAACCCCGCGACCCCTATCACCGCGTCGACGTGCTGCGCAGCTCGCGTCACGTCCGTGTGGAGGTCGCCAACGAGCTCGTCGCCGAGTCGCGTCGACCGCGGCTGTTGGTGGAGACCGGCGCCCGGCCCCGCTACTACCTTCCCGCAGACGACGTGCGCACCGATCTGCTGGTCGAGAGCGACACCCGCACCCGGTGCCAGTACAAGGGACTCGCGTCCTACTGGTCGGTTCGGGCCGGTGGCGGCCTGATCGACGACCTGGTCTGGTCCTACCGTCAGCCGCTGCACGATGGCGACCCGATCGCCGACATGTTGTGCTTGCCCCAGGAGCACGACCGCGTCCTGGTGGAGGTCGACGGTGAGCCGGTTGCGTGAGGCCGGACCTGCCCCGTCAGGACGCCCGGTGGCCCGCCAGTTCGTCGACGAAGCGCCGGAGCCGCTCGAGGGCCACCTGGTCGACGGGGTCGGCGAACCGTGACAGGCGCTGCTTGAGGTCCCGGTAGGTGTCGGCCTCCATGCCACAGCGGCGGCAGTGCTCCAGGTGGTCGGCGACCTCGCGCGCCGTGGTCAGCGTCAGTTCACCGTCGAGGTAGCTCTGCAGCACCCGGGCGACCTCTCCGCAGTCGAGCGTGTCGTCGCGGCGCCGCCGCGGGAACACCCACCTCATCGACGTCCTCCCCGTACGTGACCGGATCCGCGCAGCTCATCGCGCATGTTCTTCCTCGCCCGATGCAGCCGGCTCATCACCGTCCCGGCCGGGATGCCCAGTGCATCGGCGGCCTCCCGGTACGTCAACCCGTCGATGCCGACCAGGACGACGACCGCGCGGTGCTTGTCGGACAGCGACCGCAGAGCGTCGGCGACCGCGGGATCGAGCGCATCGGCCAGGACGTGCTCCTCTGGGCCGGTGCGCCCGTCCGCGCCCCGCGCCCGGGTCCTGCCGAGGATGTTCTCGGAGAACTCAGAGATCACCGGACGACGCCGGCGCAGCTGGTTCTTCCAGGTGTTGCGCAGGATGGTGAGCAGCCACGCGCGCGGATGACGACCGTCGAAGCGGTCCACGGCGCGGTACGCACGGACCAGAGCATCCTGCACGAGGTCCTCCGCGGCATGCGGGTCGCCGGTCAACCGGCGCGCGACCCGCAGCATCACCTCCAGCTCGGGGACGACGTAGGCGCGGAAGGCGTCGTCGCGTTCGGTCGAGGTCGTCGGCTCCGGATCCATCAGAGCCATCCGCGGGCTGCCCGCATGGTGCGTCGCATCGCTGGTCGACCGATCGCGGGACAGTTCGCCCCGTCACCTGCCGCCGCCGTCATGTGCCGGCCCTTCCCTGGTCTCTCAAGGTGGCAACCCGATCGCCACGCCGGAGTCTTCCATGCGCCGCTCGTCTGGCGGTCGCGGCGGGGCGCGACCCGAAGGGGCTGGACAAGGCGCCCGGCTTCATCGACACGCGCCTGCACCTGGGGCTCGACGCCAGCACCGATCCCGTGGGAGCGATGACCTCCGCTGACGACGCGACCCTCCTGGAACGGCATGGAGCGCGCCGCCGCACGGGCCCTGGCTGCCGACATCACGGCGCTCAATGAGATGCGGGCCGTCGTTCGCGCCGGCGAGTTCACCGGTCCGATCCGCCCCCGAACCCCATCCGTATGACCTGGCGTGGCTGGTCGCCACACACGGCCACGTCACGGCGTCTCCGCCGGCGACTCACGATCTGTCGGATGGGGACCCAGCGCTCAGCGGACCGAGACGATGTGGTCGCCGACCTCCACCAGGTCGAACAGTTCGATGATGTCGTCGTTGGACAGGCGAACGCAGCCGTGGGACGCATCGCGGCCGAGCGAATCGACGTTGGCGGTCCCGTGGAAGCGGATGCCGGCTGCATCCCAGTTGAGCGCCCGCAGCCCGAGCGGATTGTTGGGTCCTGGTTCGATCCGCCGTGGTAGCCCGCGACCCCAGCCGTTGGGGGCGGGGTTGGTCCACACCGGGTTCGGGCGCTTTAGCGTCACATGGTGGATGCCGGTCGGCGTGGGGTAGTTCCCCGTCCCGACCGCCACCACGTAGGAGCGCACACGCCGCCCGTCGACCCACAGGTCGAGCTGGTGGTCGCTCTGCCGGAGGAACAGGATGCGGCGGTACGCAGCCGTGGTCTTGTCGGGCTGCACGGCCACGGTGGCCACGTCGACGCTGGTCGCCAGCCCCTCAGGTGAACCCGCCTGGGTCACCGCGTGCATGAGACCCTCGATCGTCGCCCCCTGGTTCACGGTGCGGCCGGGCTGCTCGGGGACGATCGTGGGTCGGGCGCGGTCGTAGGCCAGTTGGGCGTCGACCGGTTCGAGGTGAAGCTCGTCAGCGATCCGGGCGACGAGGTCACGTGCCTTCGCCGTCGGGTACTGCAGCGTGGCGTCGCCGGTGAACGGCACCGTGTCGCCGCGCCAGCGAACCTCGGCCAGCGTCGTCCACGACACGTTCCGTGACGTGTTGACGGCGGCTTCGGCGACGTCACCAGCCGTGGTGCTCACACCCAGCTCCCGGGGTGTCGTCTCCCACGTGCGGTCCTCGAACCGCAGCGTGATGCGGCGGTCGAGACGCGACGCCAGGACCGCGTCGACGGCTGCGGTGGCCTCGTCGACGGTCATACCACCCACGTCCACGCCGTTGATCTCCGCACCGGGCAGTGCCCGGTCCTGCCACGTGCGGCGGTAGTCGGCCATGTCGAGCGCGACGGCGGCCGTGCCCGACCCCAGGATCAGGACCGCGGCGGCCGCGAGCGCCGTGACGGCCGCCCACCAACTGCCGGGATCCCCGCGCTGACGTGACGTCCAGGACACCGACGACGTCATGGGCCCCCTCACATCGATGCCTGGCTGATCCGTCTTCGGGTCAGCTCGCTTCGGGTCAGTCTCGCTTCGACCGTACGCCTTTCAACTTCGCGCTCTTGTCCGGCGGGACCATCGAGCGGACAGTGCCGTCCGTCAGATATCGCCCTCGGCGGGCCCCGGCGCCCCGCGCCGTGCTCAGCTGGGGAACGCGGGGGGACGGCTCGCCGAGTGCCACAGCTCGTCATCGACGACCTGGAGCACCAACTCGTCCAGCAGCTGTGGGCTGAAGTCCAGCAGTCGCCACATCTCGATCGAGTCGCCGACCTCGCTGGTCCAGCGGGCGAGCACCTCGTCGTCATCTCGGTCGAGTTCGATGAGCAACGTCCTGCGCGGTGTGCGCCGGACCGTGGTGACCTCTGAGACGAACTCCTCGCCCGACTCGCTCCAGCCGGAGCGAGACACCACCGACTCCGCTGCCTCGGCCTCGAGCTGGCCGAGCAACGCTTGCAGGCGCTCGACCAGCTCGGCGTGCCGCCTGCCACGGGCTTGACTGCGGGCCTCCGCGCGGCTCGCCTCTCGCTCGGCCCGTCCGCGCTCGTCACGGAGCTGTTGCTGTTCGGCGTCCTGGCGCTCCTGTTCCAGCTCGACGTTCCGCTCCAGCCTCGCGCGTAGCGCGTCTTGGAAGTCGTCCATGTGGCACTCCGTCGATCGAGATCGTCTGTGTGGCTTCGCCGCCGCGGACGGCCGCCGTCGGCTGCGTTGGCGGAGCGGCTGTTATGGGTAGCCTCCCGACCATGGACGAGCCACCGTTCGAGATCGTCCCGGGCTTGTACCAGTCCGGGACGCCCGGGCAGGTCGACGCCGACGTGGTGATGAACCTACAGATGCGGCCGCCCAGCTACCTCCCGGACCAGCCGCAGGCCGAACAGTTCATCTCGATGTGGTGGCCGATCCATGACGGCCCGATGCCCGACGCGCGGATGGTGCGGTCGCTGGCCACGTTCATCTCGCGGCTGCTCGACGAGGACCGGAGGGTGCTGATCCACTGCGCGGCTGGGAACAACCGCTCCGGTCTGGTCGTCGCACGCACGCTGATCGAGCGGGGCCGCTCACCGCAGCAGGCGATCGGCGCGGTGCGCAGGGCCATCCCGAGCGCGCTGTCGAACCCCGAGTTCGAGAGCTGGCTGCTGAAGGAACGGCCGCGCGAGCGGTCGTAGCCGGCGCCCTGCCCACTCGTCCGGTGGCGAACATCTGTTCGTGGGGGCCATACTCGCGTCGTGGCATCCTCGACTGAGCAGCTGGTGCGCGCCGCGATCGCAAGCGGCGTTCGTGACGAACGTGTCCTGGAGGCGTTGCGGTCCGTACCGCGACACCACTTCGTCCCTGACGACCGTCTCGACCGCGCCTACATAGACCGTCCACTCCCGATCGGCCACGACCAGGTGACGACCCAGCCGTCGCTGGTGGCCGCGATGGTCGAAGCCCTGCAGCTGTCGGGCTCCGAGCGGGTTTTGGAGGTCGGGACGGGCCTGGGCTACCAGGCGGCCGTCCTGGCGCAGCTCGCCGCCGAGGTTTGGAGCGTCGAGCGGTTCGAGGATCTCGCCGAGCAGGCCCGCGCCAACCTCGCCGCCGCCGACGTCGACCACGTCGAGGTGGTCGTGGGCGACGGGAGCCAGGGCCTGGCGGAACAGGCCCCGTACGACGCGATCGTGGTCGCAGCCGCCTACCCGCAGGTCCCTCCGCCGCTGATCGAGCAGCTGCGGGTCGGCGGAACGCTGGTCCAGCCCGTCGGCCCCGGAGGCGCCGAGGACGTGACCCTGTTCGTCCGCGACCACGACGGCCTGGTTGCGCAGCGCTCGGTGATCGGCGCCCACTTCGTTCCGTTGCATGGCCGGCACGGTTTCCCGACCTGAGGAGCACCATGGACACCCTGGAGACCGGTGACATCCACTTCCTGTACAAGCCCGTGGTCGAGGAGGAGCATCCCCAGGGCCTCGTCGACGTCCAGGACTTCTTCGTCGTGCTGCACCCGCGTGGACGCGACACCTTCCGGTTGGTGGTGGTGGGACGCAAGCGTCTGCCCGAGATCGGCGACACGGAGCGGCTGTGGGGCTTCGTCAAGGAGGTGACCGACGACGCCGACGGGCTGCGGGATGCGCTCGGTCCTGCCGAGTACGACACGGCCACTGTTGGCCGACGTCATCAGCCGGGCGCTCGGCCCGCCGGTCAGGGTGTGTACGCCCTGGTGCGGCGCGGACGTGACACGTTCGTCGCCTACCAGCTCGACTCCCCCGACCAGCCCGGTGACGTGCAGCAGGTCCTGCGGATCGCGCCGGAGGCACGGTTCGTGCTGGCGGTGAAG
This sequence is a window from Actinomycetota bacterium. Protein-coding genes within it:
- a CDS encoding extracellular solute-binding protein gives rise to the protein MAGHPGFSITRRSFVKGVGFATLAAACGGGGEQRASQTPTDTPTETYTEPTTTLSGELRILLWSHFVPAHDDWFDPFAKEWGNEVGVNVTVDHINVADIPTRISAEIAAGGGHDLIQYIAPLSQFEPSVVDLTDVTEEAVNRFGEQLDLCRKSSFNPNTEKFYAYSPGWVPDPGDYRRSLWEQVGLADGPTTWDELREGGAEIKNRLNVQLGIGMSQEIDSNMAARALLWSFGGSVQDENENVVINSDETIAAVEFMRNLYEQAMTDEVFAWNAASNNQGLIAGEMSYILNSISAWRTAQDANPEVARDVFFVPALQGPAAQLAAQHVMYNWIVPSHAQNVDAAKEFLLHYTANFHRATFESKLYDFPAFLERVPQLDEWLSIDPFGAQPTDKLAVLKDAVDWTTNIGHPGPSNTAIGEVFGTYILPNMMAKAARGDLSPADAVADAESQITPIFDKYRQRGLVGGGGA
- a CDS encoding protein-L-isoaspartate(D-aspartate) O-methyltransferase; protein product: MASSTEQLVRAAIASGVRDERVLEALRSVPRHHFVPDDRLDRAYIDRPLPIGHDQVTTQPSLVAAMVEALQLSGSERVLEVGTGLGYQAAVLAQLAAEVWSVERFEDLAEQARANLAAADVDHVEVVVGDGSQGLAEQAPYDAIVVAAAYPQVPPPLIEQLRVGGTLVQPVGPGGAEDVTLFVRDHDGLVAQRSVIGAHFVPLHGRHGFPT
- a CDS encoding dual specificity protein phosphatase family protein — protein: MGSLPTMDEPPFEIVPGLYQSGTPGQVDADVVMNLQMRPPSYLPDQPQAEQFISMWWPIHDGPMPDARMVRSLATFISRLLDEDRRVLIHCAAGNNRSGLVVARTLIERGRSPQQAIGAVRRAIPSALSNPEFESWLLKERPRERS
- a CDS encoding DUF427 domain-containing protein, which produces MSLAFRSGPFGDHPRGVSNATLPRHVLYFEDTPKRVRVVFHGETVADSRNVKVLHETGQVAAYYFPQGDVRPGVLRAAGVRGGTNQKGTAAAYDVVVGERVARRAAWSYADPAPAAAFLAGHVTLEWDEMDAWFEEDEQVFLEPRDPYHRVDVLRSSRHVRVEVANELVAESRRPRLLVETGARPRYYLPADDVRTDLLVESDTRTRCQYKGLASYWSVRAGGGLIDDLVWSYRQPLHDGDPIADMLCLPQEHDRVLVEVDGEPVA
- a CDS encoding L,D-transpeptidase/peptidoglycan binding protein, coding for MTSSVSWTSRQRGDPGSWWAAVTALAAAAVLILGSGTAAVALDMADYRRTWQDRALPGAEINGVDVGGMTVDEATAAVDAVLASRLDRRITLRFEDRTWETTPRELGVSTTAGDVAEAAVNTSRNVSWTTLAEVRWRGDTVPFTGDATLQYPTAKARDLVARIADELHLEPVDAQLAYDRARPTIVPEQPGRTVNQGATIEGLMHAVTQAGSPEGLATSVDVATVAVQPDKTTAAYRRILFLRQSDHQLDLWVDGRRVRSYVVAVGTGNYPTPTGIHHVTLKRPNPVWTNPAPNGWGRGLPRRIEPGPNNPLGLRALNWDAAGIRFHGTANVDSLGRDASHGCVRLSNDDIIELFDLVEVGDHIVSVR
- a CDS encoding zf-HC2 domain-containing protein, which encodes MRWVFPRRRRDDTLDCGEVARVLQSYLDGELTLTTAREVADHLEHCRRCGMEADTYRDLKQRLSRFADPVDQVALERLRRFVDELAGHRAS
- a CDS encoding sigma-70 family RNA polymerase sigma factor → MDPEPTTSTERDDAFRAYVVPELEVMLRVARRLTGDPHAAEDLVQDALVRAYRAVDRFDGRHPRAWLLTILRNTWKNQLRRRRPVISEFSENILGRTRARGADGRTGPEEHVLADALDPAVADALRSLSDKHRAVVVLVGIDGLTYREAADALGIPAGTVMSRLHRARKNMRDELRGSGHVRGGRR